CAATAAGATAAAGTAAGCGGTATAACTGAATGGTATAGTAGCATTTTcataaaaactaatattaaaataattattttataaaactaataaaagttttaaaaggaTTTACATTATAGGAGGTATGCtccaattttatatatttatattttaagtaatgcTACTATACTTCTAATTTATACCTATAAGGTTCTCCTATTGACATGTCATCAcatgtgatttattaaaataaaaattttatatacactcacttttgtgaatttttttatacactctaatgatatgattagttatatattgaaaaaaattaatccaactaatcatatcagtagagtgcataaaaaatatacaaaagtgactgtatctaacattactcataaataaaatagagaaaaggaCTCATGGGTTCactttttacaatctttgtttagcattattatattagaaaaaatattcaaaataaaatgaaatttaaaaataataaaggaagattaaaattttaaattctctctatcattttatatttatattttattttaataaatcattATAATGTCACATAaggtataaaatgaaaaaaaattgatatttacagttatgaGTGTAGAAGcactatttaattatttaaaaaaatgaataaatacaaaatttatactaaaaataataaattttttaataataaatttcaatttttttttaaaaataattgtatagtaCTTTTCCACCTCACAATAGTATATATTAGCACTCTATAATAAAAAtggattatattttattttaaaaaggcTCAATGGAATGACGTCAACGCGGTTTCGTGGATTCTACGCCGAACCAATTAATAATTCACTCTACTTTAACGTGTCGGAAAAGGAtatatttggattttttgaacttttgtgAAGAAGGTATCTTTtctatttctattaatttaggATGTGTTTGTGGTAGCCCAGTTTggttatacaatataaaaaatctcattctatcttaatttattattataatttttttaaatttttatataaaatataataattaatttaatttttttcaatttcaatacaaaattaatagtaaaaacttatattataataatattttattcattattatttaaaatatttcatctctaaaCAGGGCCTCAGAATATCGAAACACTTAgcaacatattttattattttattattatattttatttctatttattattttttactattatttaatattttattattattttttacgtactttttcattactatttacaacatACCTAGACACTTCTCATAACCTAAACACAACCAAATTAGTACTTCTTCCATTTGAGTGATAAACAGTAATATTTAGAGGAACAATATGTAtttctcttttcaaaattttctctaaGGCTAACATGTCATTGAAATTCTGATGTATAAAAGGAACAACTTTTTTCCTTATATCCCTTCCCTTGTTGTGGTTATTTTCATAATGTCCACCATGTGCTGGTTGTTCAAGTAGTGTTGATCtcgagaaaatatatatattttcctatatttttcctagggctgatACCTGACTTTTCCTAGGGCTGATGCGTGACTCCAAGGGAGGATTTTGGGCACCCCGCCTGTCCCTAGCCCAGGCGGTCTTTGCTTGTATCCACCCTATGAGTGGACATGTATTACAGATCTCGTCTAATTCTAAATTCATTCAATCTCACATTGAAATATCACAAAATCGCATGAAAAGAATAAATCATAAATCCAACCAttctaaaagataaaaaaaatttagctaTAAATGACAAAAGTTTGTATATTACCATTTAGCAACTCTGTTCCAATATGGAGTTTAAAGTACAAAACATTTGCAACAATGTGAACGTTGCAGAATAAtccagcaatttcatttcctgctTGAATAAGAATGGGTATTTTCTTTAACAGGTTACAGCAGCACTGAGAAGTGCAGGTCTAGAGTCATCCAATCTCATTCTTGGAATTGATTTCACCAAGAGCAATGAATGGACAGGTTTGTCTAAGTACAGAAAGCGCTTGTTTTGTTAATATGTGTTACGAAACATTAGTGTTTGAGTTGCTCATAACGCAGAACTCAGATCCCATGGTTAatacacgcgcgcacacacagaTAGATAGATACTCTCCATCTCAATGGAGAGGGTCACCCCAATTGCAGTTTGGCAAAGGTCCAAAACTAAGGGATGTTTCATTCTATTTCCTTGTACGTAATCTTAGGTAGTTTCTGCATAAATGCTTCATTATATTGAGGGTCGATACATCTTTGAAAGGTCCTTGCTAACAGATATATAATCCCCTGCTATGATGCAATGATCACATATTCAAGGATCTAACCTGGCACGTAGTGTTTATTGGTTAACCAATAATATAGACCTTGTATATCTTTGAGACTAATGCATCAATCTTGTTACTGAAGGCCAAGTCTCGTTCAATAACCGAAGCCTGCATGCCATTGGAGATACGCCTAATCCATATGAGAAGGCCATAGCTGTGATTGGAAAGACTTTAGCCCCTTTCGATGAAGACAACTTAATTccttgttttggttttggtgaTGGTATGTCTAGTCCTCTAAAGTCGAACATATTGACAATATTCTCGCATTTTCTAATATGATTCCTGGATTATTTTCTGTATAGCCACCACACATGATGAAGAAGTGTTTAGTTTTCACAGTGATAAGTCACCTTGCCATGGTTTTGAAGAAGTTTTGTCCTGCTATAAGAAAGTTGTTCCGGCCTTGCAGCTCTCAGGTCGGTTTCCTCTTCCATCATTGTAATGATGATACTTCATTAATTGGAATATGATGGCACCAAGCCATGGATTACGTTCTACTTTCTGCTTTTGACATTAGCTAACCTTGTCTATAATATTTTGCTTGTCTCAAGTGACATAGCTTCATGAATGTGTGTAATTTTGTTCAAGGGCCAACTTCTTATGCTCCGGTAGTTGAGGTTGCAATCGACATTGTCGAGAAAACTGGTGGGCTGTACCATGTGTTGGTTATCATTGCCGATGGCCAGGTTGAAATCAAgtcctctctatctctctgtttttctctcGCAGCCCCACTAACAAACTGTCACAAAGGGATAAGCTCAATGCCTAGGCAATTTAGAGGGTCCCAAAGACACCCTAATAAACACTGCCTAAAAAGCTATACTTACTATTTAGAGgcctgaaaaataaaattcccttaaaaaTCTCCTAAAGAAATCAAAAGATGATGAAACCACAAAAAACATTTTCACCATGCAGAGATAAGGTTAAAGACACTAAACTTTTCTTacctaaaaatctatttttaaaacCTTTCTCCCATTTTCTTTCATAACTCTCAATATTCTGTTCTATCAAGCTCTCATCTCACTTTTTACTGCATCCATACTTGGTGAGGAGACAGCGTAATCAGCTGAAATACTAAATGATTATTCATATGCATAGTAAATCCAGTTACTTAATTCACACAAAGTAGTTTTAAATAACTTACAATATAtgtaattattcttttatataatataaatatctttAGATGATGATGGTTTCAAAATTATTGTTCAAGTCTCGAAAATTTTATAAGAGTTTGCACATATGGTCTAAATTTGGTTCTTGGAGTTAAaactattaaaagaaataccgagaaaagaaattaatgttcAAATTGAAACATTAAactatagaaataaaattaaattaatgttcAAATTGAAACATTAAaccatagaaataaaattatgttgatCACCCAGCTGCAACGTGGTTTCATGCACACATTCTATCTCATTGAGAGTGATTTCTTTATTGTGAAGGTTACAAGAAGCGTCAATATAGGTGATAATGAATTAAGTCCACAAGAAGCCAAAACAATCCAATCAATCGTCAATGCAAGGTAGAGTCTTGCAGATAGACGGATTTATATTTTCTGGTTTTAggttttaattgaatttttttcttcttttctttttactatTGAAGTAAGGCTTGGTCAggcattgttttttttatatcctatctgcaatttattctttaaaacGCTAGAATAGGGATTCTTCAGTCAGTAAAAGAAAATGCCGGAGAGCAAAGGAATCAGTAGTTGTTTAAGTTGTGGTATCAGTAGAATAGGgattctttaagttgtttttttacTAGTGGTACTGTTTGAATTTCTAAGAAATATCTGTTGTGGGTAGCGGTTTGTTGCTTGTCATCTCAGTTTGGGTTCTGATGGGCAAGGTATGATCTAGAGTTAGCGTGCCATGTTGGCTGTGTTGTGGGAAGTACTGTGCTTCtttaattttacattttacAATGCGTTCAACCTAAAATGCTTCTTTTTGTATTAGAGGAGGAAAACAATTATAGAGTGAAAAAGGGGATTTGAATAGTTTAATGGACTTTCCCAATTCCGAacaataaaatccaaaaattgtAATGTACAGCCTTTGTCTCCTTTAATGCACAAGCTTAACTGTGAAATAAGTGGATCTGGTGAGACACTGACAGTTAAATTAGTATAAATGATCAGATGCTAAAGAAACAGCTGTGGCAGTTGTGCTGTTTAGAAGCAATGTTGTTAAAACTAAACAGtttaactttttgatattaACATCCAGTTCATATCCTCTGTCAATTGTTCTTGTCGGTGTTGGTGATGGACCTTGGGAAGACATGAGGAAGTTTGATGACAAGATCCCTACACGCGAATTTGATAACTTTCAGGTATCACAGTAGTAGCATACAATTAactttaatttgatttgatgcaatgttttattttttaaataacatattTTCTGTGCAGTTTGTCAACTTTACTGAAATAATGTCAAAGAATGGGACACCTTCCTCAAAAGAAACAGCTTTTGCTCTAGCCGCCCTAATGGAGATCCCCTTCCAGTACAAAGCAGCAACTGAGCTTCACATAATTGGGTAGGGTTCCTTATCCTTCTCATATTATAGTTTTCAAGTGGTGGCTATAAACCCGATGCAAACTTCCCCTAAGTGAGAGCTTTTCTGTGAAaaattgaggtattctatgagCCAATGATTGGATATAGACTCAGAACTATACGAGTTCTCTTTGTTGTTCCAGTTATGCCAAATTCAATTGTGGGTGAAAGGCAAATGTCATGTTATTGAACTTGAATTAGATTGTGAATGGTTTCTGATCAACATTTGCTCTTGGATAAAAGACGTGTGACAGGAAGAGCAAAGAAAATCGTTCCACGCTCTCCTCCAGCTCCTTACACTCATCGTCCACCGCCGACTCGACAGCCAAGCATCCTTCCATCATCAACACCGATGGGAGATGGACGCAACCAATCGGTATGATTATAGTGTAGCGTGTTTTTCCATGTTTGTGAGAGTGTCACCTGTCTATATATTATTGCTCTAAAAACTGGCCATTTAGTGGCCTGGCAACATTGCTGAGTAAACACGTAGGGAGTCcaaaattagaaataagactTAAAAAGCAGTCTACCTATCTAGCCGTGCAGTCTAAACCCGCTTACCGTTGAAACATTGGGAGTCACCTAGCTCATTGTTAGTTCTGCCACCCGTGGTATGATGGTCTAACCTACCTGGTGAAGGGACTCTTACAGGGACATGTTAACTCTTCCAATCTAGTCTTAGGTCTATTCCTTGATGGGTTTTATCAGTTCAGATCTCTGATTTATTTTTCTGTCTAATTTGAATATAGGAGTGCCCAATTTGCCTAACCAAACCAAAGGACTTGGCATTTGGCTGTGGACACATGGTGAGCTGCAATGATAGCTATATTTGCTCTTATTTTTTCCCTCATTTGCTGGTATTTCAATCATTATGTATAACAATTATTTCATTGCAGACCTGCAGAGACTGTGGACCGAAAGTTTCCAATTGTCCAATATGCCGCCAGCCAATCAGAAGTCGCATCCCGCTGTTCACTGGGTGACTGCATTGAGAAAAACAATTGGATCCCATATGTAAATTCTTGTTTCTGTAAATATGTCTGCTTTTGTCTATATTTGTGAAATTATGTATGATTTCTCATCACTAGTTAATTGATCCATTGTAAATATGTTTGCAGTCAGCAACAACAATTGGCTTTACTCGTATGGCTTATGATCGTTCGACTTCAACATATGCGATTacctattaatttgtatcatcTTCCAACAAGTTGTATTAAAAACCTTCGTCATTTACTTAACCATAGCATATTATTAATCTTATCCCAACTACTAAGTAGCGGTTAGTTTACCAGGATTACCAAATTCTTTCCTTTGGTTTCCGGTTTTGATTTCATAGTTCAGCATTCTAATATTCTTGCATGCATCACATTTGTGTATGTTGTGAGAATCAGAAGATGAGAGATGGAAATAGGAGATTCCCTCCTGTTGTGAACTCTGGGTTTAAGGTGTACAGTTGTCTAAATGCCACCACCAACCACTACCCTTTGTCTATCTTTGGCAGCCACAACTTGCAATCACCCATAGGCTGTTGCGACGCCATCCAAAGCTCAAATGGAGAGAAGAAAACCTCATATTAACTGAGAGTAAAACATCAGCTCTTGACTTCACTTATTCCTTATTCTCTAATTTTTGGCCCTACAAAAGCATAAAACTAAACTCTTCCATGAAATATACACAGATAGAATAAATATTGCCATCTCATCAAACTACATCTTTGATCCTTGAGTTCTTAACTACATGATATTCATTAGTTGTTACAAATTTCTAGAATTTcaagagaaatcaagaacatatgAACGATATGATCTTCGAGGGATTAGAGCATCCAAGAAATAAGTTGTATTAAACTTTCTGAATGAATGTTCCTTTCACGAGTTCCAATTCTTATACCATTGAATTACAATTATTCTCGTTCTAGTGGTAAAGACAGAATGGTAATCTAACCATATTAAGTGAGGACAACTCTGTCATTTCATCCTATTAATGAATCATGTGCTACTCATGTGTTTCTTATTCCTTTAGTCCCCAACTCAATCTATCTTGATAGCTACTCATTCAAATTCCCCTCAcccttagagcattcacatctcattcctcatcctcatccctataatttaacttaaaattatattttctcaaattttttcctaaattttattcatcttctaaaaacctctcACATCTCATTCCcaatccctatctctattctattaaataatatttctctattctttttttattacttttttctctcccttccatttacaatcttaactactaactcttttgtctcattatttttttttcaaatatcaatttctattaaatttttttacggtTTTGATTATCaaatacaacatttttttaaccgaaattcgtattataaaaatagtaattttttttatttaattagtgcaTTTTCTAAAGTGATggccatattttattatttagtattctttatccatttttttaatggtcTTGAACCAAGTCAcgtattgaatataaaattttcactcatttttttcTCGGTAACAGTGGTCTTCTATTTCTTTCATGTAATAGTGGATTAAATTTggcataatttataattgtttctGAAATTATGGCATCCAATTTACTTGCACAAAAGTATAacaggaaactatcatcaaaagtacaataaaaaaaattacattacaatCAATCCAAATTTCGGGCATTACTGCGTCTCATCATGATTTCCCTCTGGAGTTACTGGAAATATAGCCGTTGCATTTCTGGCATGACACAcacatccatcatcataatgcgctgatcTGATTCCGTCTTCGCAAGCTCCACTTTCTCAAcctccaacctcagtctttcGTCCTCTTGACGGATTTTACTTtgctctttttcagcttcaatcCTCATCTTCTCTACCTCCAACCTCAATCTTTCATCTTTAAGacgcaattttttttcctctttctccttgTCATACTCCATCTTTTTGGCCTTAAGgcgataaaactctttctcctgagcACGCGACTCCTCTAAaagagtatacttcatctttTTAAGTTGGAAATTTTCCTCTGCTTGCTTGCCTTGGacctttcgttttcctttttcaactttcctgCCCATTGGTCGGTCCAATTCAGCAACTTCATTTTCTATCACATTCTCGGTCTCGAGATCAAAAACCGAATCCTCCATAGCGGCGGAACATCGAGTTGAGGTCAGGGTCAGGGACGGGGACATCGTCTTCCTTCGTGGCGTCACATCCTTTGTGGCGTGCTaaatccacttaggttggtccttcaaTAGGTGCCAACAATGCTCAAACTGAAAACTGCATTTCTCTAACGATTGGTACATAATATTCGCCTTCtcaaacttgtatttaaacaaataaaatccatGTTAAAccactgaaaatgaaaaaatattttagttgtaaaATAAGTAAGCGTATGGTATTTTTACCTTATCTTGCTTGGTCATGCCACTCtgatttaacccttcaacttgagctagtttcgcacaaaatttatttgtggcCTTTTGAATAACCGACCACCGATGTATTAAAGACTTTATTATCCGctcatttgtggtttctttaTATTGCTGAAAGTACTCAAAGATTTTTTCCCAAAGTTGGAAGTGTTTCTGATCTGTTCCCTAAACggcatcaaggctacaatttagccatgcggagacaagtaacttgtcttcttcaGGGGTGAAGTTTGCACCCCTCACTAATTTTCTAACGCCGTTAGGCTCGTTAGGGGGTAAGGGTGGAGAGACATCGATGGTCATAGGAGAGTTCCCACTTTGCCCACCGTAAGTGGGATCGAGTTGAGGATCTTAGCTAAGAAGGTTGGTGAAGTACATATGTCCAGAGTCTTGAgaatccatctctaaaaaaagaatgaaaaggtgGATCAATAACACATCACTTTGAAATTTGGGTTTCAGTCGGGGCTCAGGAACCAAATGGTGACATTATGAAAATTTGGCCACCCACTCATGGCTGCAACAACTGGTTGCCAGGACTTGTTGGCCGTTTGGGTTACCTAACCATTGAGGAGATGATCATAAATCTCCCTAATCCTCACATGCGattgtcatcatcacagccAAGGGGGTTTAATTTACACATTACACATCTATCGCAATAGAatacaaacaacaacaaacagCATGCAAATCACAATACACAAAATAAGAGTATTCCCATCCAGTTCCCCATATTAAATAAGACAATAAATGTGGCTCAGAATGATGTAAATATTGACAATATGCGTAATCAAGGAGTCCAACATCAAATGGCTGCAAAACCTCACCCGAACCCCGATTGCAGTTTATGGAgagtaccacaaactgcaacTTGGCCTATTCGAGTAACGATTACCCCGCCATATCGATGGGGCCCCAATTACACTTCTGAATTAACCCCATCATCACAGCCTAATTATATTCTCCCCTCCCCGAATGACACGAAACACTGCAAATGACCAAACAAGGTAGAAGAAATTACTCAATgaccaacaaaaaaatatattcatagtATGTGTTCCACatgaaagagataaaaataaataaataaataaacatataaaaataaaataaaaaattaaataacaacCACTAATAAATGAATGTAAACAATTTTAGATAGAActatttgttaatatttgaggaaaaaagagaaaaatgaagaaccAGAACATATTTGGTGCATCCGGTCAGAAAATACcataaagaaaaagatatataatatagatagatattatatatagatagatattcAAACAAGGTAACTGTAGAGAAAAACGCCAAACATCACCATGATATTCAACAATTATATGGTCATCAATGACATCAAGGCTATAATAGAAGAGGATTTAAAATAACTGACTTCATGCTAAAGAAGCAAGGCAGTAATTGTCCGGCAGGTATGTATCAGAACAATTTAAGTCGCAACAACCAACAGCCTAGCAAGGAGATTGACAATATGGTAGCAAGAACAAATAATTACTCCTTAAGTTTCCCAAATCAGTCTAAGTTATCACCAGATCAAGCTAAATCCCAAATTTAGGGATTTATCATGAATAAAAGAACAGAATCTAAGATTGAAAGTATTCAATCTCTACTTCACATGGGTGTACAATAGCATGAACCAATTTCCATGAGTTGTCACTATTATACATTTAGAAAATCGTATAATTCCTCTACTCTTTCTCTTGATCTAAATAAAGAAACTATACTTCACAAcattgaacataacataatatcgCTAACCTCAGACCCAATTACCCCAACACTTctttatagaaatattttgaaaagaaaattaacaaaagTGAACATTTGATAAACCCCCCACAGTAAAAATGGTTGGTGATTCGGATgtgtttttttgaattttttgaattttttacaaaaacccTTACAACTGACTctgatatttcttttcttttttctccctttttcgATCATGCTCAATCCGGGTTATATCTCGAGAAGATAACATTTTCTTATGGATCAATCTCCTTTCATCACATATAACTTCATGGACATAAATTCAAGAATATTTATTCGCACACTCTTTGCATCTAAAAGAAACATAATTATTGCAACAGTAGTAAGTACTGTTAAAGATGCATCCCATCGAACTTACAGCACTTCACAATATAAATCTAACAGCTATATGTTAAAATCCGATGAATTTTCCAAATGTTTTTGGATACTATAAACCATTAATCAAATCTTCTAAggaaaatattcatgcacaatGATGCtaaagttataaaaaagaagaagatagtgAAAATGTCACAA
This is a stretch of genomic DNA from Carya illinoinensis cultivar Pawnee chromosome 15, C.illinoinensisPawnee_v1, whole genome shotgun sequence. It encodes these proteins:
- the LOC122297816 gene encoding E3 ubiquitin-protein ligase RGLG4-like isoform X2; this encodes MRDSKGGFWAPRLSLAQAVFACIHPMSGHVTAALRSAGLESSNLILGIDFTKSNEWTGQVSFNNRSLHAIGDTPNPYEKAIAVIGKTLAPFDEDNLIPCFGFGDATTHDEEVFSFHSDKSPCHGFEEVLSCYKKVVPALQLSGPTSYAPVVEVAIDIVEKTGGLYHVLVIIADGQVTRSVNIGDNELSPQEAKTIQSIVNASSYPLSIVLVGVGDGPWEDMRKFDDKIPTREFDNFQFVNFTEIMSKNGTPSSKETAFALAALMEIPFQYKAATELHIIGRVTGRAKKIVPRSPPAPYTHRPPPTRQPSILPSSTPMGDGRNQSECPICLTKPKDLAFGCGHMTCRDCGPKVSNCPICRQPIRSRIPLFTG
- the LOC122297816 gene encoding E3 ubiquitin-protein ligase RGLG4-like isoform X1, which codes for MKRVTSCIKPKREGSRETSSSNKGNSTASLRDPPMSGNQGQNSNVVEKLSVKKKYGYIPDKFSSLEEVTAALRSAGLESSNLILGIDFTKSNEWTGQVSFNNRSLHAIGDTPNPYEKAIAVIGKTLAPFDEDNLIPCFGFGDATTHDEEVFSFHSDKSPCHGFEEVLSCYKKVVPALQLSGPTSYAPVVEVAIDIVEKTGGLYHVLVIIADGQVTRSVNIGDNELSPQEAKTIQSIVNASSYPLSIVLVGVGDGPWEDMRKFDDKIPTREFDNFQFVNFTEIMSKNGTPSSKETAFALAALMEIPFQYKAATELHIIGRVTGRAKKIVPRSPPAPYTHRPPPTRQPSILPSSTPMGDGRNQSECPICLTKPKDLAFGCGHMTCRDCGPKVSNCPICRQPIRSRIPLFTG